Proteins from one Desulfonema limicola genomic window:
- a CDS encoding response regulator, with protein sequence MKGKVLIVDDDPKIGRLLKFKLAKADYETEYCSSGGEALEKIPMLKPHIIVSDIDMPNMNGYEFCEKLRQDSRTASIPFIFLSGRTDTTDQLEGLRLGADDYVCKPVKIDFLLERMEKVMERAIKAKSFKSQADFSGNLSQMNLNDVMQIVESNHKSGELEFSASDGKTMGRILFNKGNLMKAQFGALEGAEAFYGLMDEEEGFFEFFGKEINEPEQITMTNMAALLQGSRLIDEGKGLYSILPDLESVLAKNSVEIPPEIIDRCGKERLQKILVMVEKQLTASEIINSGKMSRPRASAILSELLNSKILSISQNRQERKDKKKDEKSGSGLAIEEWLLTVMKNVETRKLSGTLEIGNRPLKQMIFFHEGSLVHAFHGKVVGKKALYRIFADKGGAPKFQAQAIVVKHTIDDEMKELIEDGNREVELLKDLRKASFNNIITVNHQHMEKVSRIKSRPGLTDVLTLVMQHDRVKDIIDASLLTDLRTYNHLLTMVKLGVINIQKEN encoded by the coding sequence ATGAAAGGCAAGGTTCTCATCGTTGATGATGATCCCAAAATTGGAAGACTGCTGAAATTTAAACTGGCAAAAGCAGATTATGAAACAGAATACTGCAGCAGCGGCGGAGAAGCTTTGGAAAAAATACCAATGCTCAAGCCCCATATAATTGTATCTGATATAGATATGCCAAATATGAACGGATATGAATTTTGTGAAAAACTCCGCCAGGATTCAAGAACAGCAAGTATTCCATTTATCTTTTTATCAGGCAGAACAGATACAACAGATCAGTTGGAAGGTCTGCGCCTGGGAGCAGATGATTATGTATGCAAGCCTGTTAAAATTGATTTTCTGCTTGAACGCATGGAAAAGGTTATGGAGCGTGCCATAAAGGCAAAATCCTTTAAATCCCAGGCAGATTTCAGCGGCAATCTCTCCCAGATGAACCTAAATGATGTAATGCAGATTGTTGAATCCAACCATAAAAGCGGAGAACTTGAGTTTTCAGCATCAGATGGTAAAACAATGGGCAGGATATTGTTTAATAAAGGCAATCTGATGAAAGCCCAGTTTGGTGCCCTGGAAGGTGCAGAAGCTTTTTACGGTCTTATGGACGAAGAAGAAGGATTTTTTGAATTTTTCGGCAAAGAGATCAATGAACCTGAACAGATTACCATGACCAATATGGCTGCCCTTCTTCAGGGAAGCAGGCTTATTGATGAAGGCAAAGGATTATACAGCATACTGCCTGACCTGGAATCAGTACTGGCTAAAAATTCGGTTGAAATACCCCCTGAAATAATAGACCGGTGCGGCAAGGAAAGGCTGCAAAAGATTCTGGTAATGGTAGAAAAACAATTAACTGCCAGTGAGATTATAAACAGCGGGAAAATGAGCAGACCGAGGGCTTCTGCAATATTGTCAGAATTATTAAATTCTAAAATCCTGAGTATTTCCCAAAACAGGCAGGAAAGAAAAGACAAGAAAAAAGATGAAAAATCTGGTTCAGGTCTTGCCATAGAAGAATGGCTTTTAACAGTAATGAAAAATGTTGAAACCAGGAAATTGTCAGGCACCCTTGAAATAGGAAACCGGCCCTTAAAACAAATGATATTTTTTCATGAAGGCAGCCTGGTACATGCTTTTCACGGCAAGGTTGTGGGTAAAAAAGCTTTGTACAGGATATTTGCAGATAAAGGAGGGGCACCAAAATTTCAGGCCCAGGCAATTGTTGTCAAACATACAATTGATGATGAAATGAAGGAATTGATTGAAGACGGAAACCGTGAGGTTGAATTGTTAAAGGATTTACGTAAAGCATCTTTTAATAATATTATTACTGTTAATCATCAGCATATGGAAAAAGTGTCAAGAATTAAAAGCCGTCCCGGGCTTACGGATGTTCTGACCCTTGTTATGCAGCATGACCGGGTTAAAGATATTATTGATGCCTCCCTTTTAACTGATCT